The following proteins are co-located in the Anser cygnoides isolate HZ-2024a breed goose chromosome 2, Taihu_goose_T2T_genome, whole genome shotgun sequence genome:
- the AOC1 gene encoding diamine oxidase [copper-containing] isoform X2, with amino-acid sequence MWPLRLAWALAALGIAAGADPTAPLPDRASIFADLTPAELRAVRDFLMGRPELGLSPSRGGTLAQNTLFLVELLPPKKRLALRHLDEGGPAPRRQARAVVFFGGQAEPNVTEFAVGPLPRPSSYRPLRFKGRRRVPFAARPMTQLEYELLHRALVQATEPLYRLLRDATGFWYHNCTDRCLTFSDIAPRGLASGERRSWFMLQRFVEGYFLHPVGLEILIDHRDPDPHRWAVQRLWYNGQYFSSPQELAERYEQGQVAVARLSDHASQLLFSTYVPRGRFTTGTPTDVHGAKVCEPQGRRYRLRGNRLEYGGWSLAFRLRSSSGLQLFDLRFNEERVAYEVSVQEAIAFYGGDTPAAMQTKYIDAGWGMGSVTYELAPGIDCPEVATYLDAHHLYDADGPVRFARAVCIFELPTGVPLRRHFNSNFQGGYHFYAGLEGHALVLRTTSTVYNYDYIWDFLLYPNGVMEAKVHATGFIHATFYTPQGQRYGSRVQSHVLGNLHTHLVHYKVDLDIAGTGNSFETMDLSFENIPNPWSPDARVVQPWLHRQPRRSERRAAFPLGQALPRYLLFSNPRQRNRWGHARSYRIQHSSHAGRVLPRGWREERGISWGRYHLAVTRHHENEAVSSSLYTQNDPWEPLVNFEGFIRNDESIEDQDLVAWVTVGFLHIPHAEDVPNTATPGNAVGFFLRPFNFFDEDPSVASLSPVIVRPLDQTFSRLEVQRWTPDSPGPCVAPGPFAYNGTYWPE; translated from the exons ATGTGGCCGCTCCGGCTCGCCTGGGCGCTGGCCGCGCTGGGCATCGCGGCCGGCGCTGACCCCACCGCGCCGCTGCCGGACAGGGCCTCCATCTTCGCCGACCTGACGCCCGCGGAGCTGCGCGCGGTGCGGGACTTCCTGATGGGCCGCCcggagctggggctgtccccGAGCCGGGGGGGCACCCTGGCGCAGAACACGCTCTTCctggtggagctgctgccccccaaGAAGCGGCTGGCCCTGCGCCACCTGGATGagggcggccccgcgccccggcgCCAGGCTCGAGCCGTCGTCTTCTTCGGGGGGCAGGCGGAGCCCAACGTCACCGAATTCGCCGTGGGGCCCCTGCCGCGGCCCAGCTCCTACCGGCCCCTGCGCTTCAAGGGCAGGCGCAGAGTCCCCTTCGCCGCCCGGCCCATGACGCAGCTGGAGTACGAGCTGCTGCACCGCGCACTCGTGCAGGCAACGGAGCCGCTGTACCGGCTGCTGCGCGATGCCACCGGCTTCTGGTACCACAACTGCACCGACCGCTGCCTCACCTTCTCAGACATCGCGCCCCGTGGGCTGGCGTCCGGCGAGCGCCGCAGCTGGTTCATGCTGCAGCGCTTCGTGGAGGGCTACTTCCTGCACCCCGTGGGGCTGGAGATCCTCATCGACCACCGGGACCCCGATCCACACCGCTGGGCCGTCCAGCGCCTCTGGTACAACGGGCAGTACTTCTCCAGCCcgcaggagctggccgagcGCTACGAGCAGGGGCAGGTGGCCGTGGCGCGGCTGTCCGACCACGCGTCCCAGCTCCTCTTCTCCACCTACGTGCCGCGCGGGCGCTTCACCACCGGCACCCCCACCGACGTGCACGGGGCCAAGGTGTGCGAGCCCCAGGGCCGGCGCTACCGGCTGCGGGGGAACCGGCTGGAGTACGGGGGCTGGAGCCTGGCCTTCCGCCTGCGCTCCTCCTCCGGCCTCCAGCTCTTCGACCTGCGCTTCAACGAGGAGCGCGTGGCCTACGAGGTGAGCGTGCAGGAGGCCATCGCCTTCTACGGCGGCGACACGCCGGCCGCCATGCAGACCAAGTACATCGACGCCGGCTGGGGCATGGGCTCCGTCACCTACGAGCTGGCCCCCGGCATCGACTGCCCCGAGGTGGCCACGTACCTGGACGCGCACCACCTCTACGACGCCGACGGGCCGGTGCGCTTTGCCCGCGCCGTCTGCATCTTCGAGCTGCCCACGGGCGTCCCACTCCGGCGGCACTTCAACAGCAACTTCCAGGGCGGGTACCACTTCTACGCTGGGCTGGAGGGACACGCGCTGGTGCTGCGCACAACCTCCACCGTCTACAACTACGACTACATCTGGGACTTCCTCCTCTACCCCAACGGCGTGATGGAGGCCAAGGTCCACGCCACCGGCTTCATCCACGCCACCTTCTACACGCCGCAGGGCCAGCGCTACGGCAGCCGCGTCCAGAGCCAcgtcctgggcaacctgcacACCCACCTGGTGCACTACAAGGTGGACCTGGACATCGcag GCACCGGCAACAGCTTCGAGACGATGGACTTGAGCTTCGAGAACATCCCAAACCCCTGGAGCCCCGACGCACGCGtggtgcagccctggctgcaccGGCAGCCGCGCCGCAGCGAGCGCCGGGCCGCCTTCCCGCTGGGCCAGGCGCTGCCCCGCTACCTGCTCTTCTCCAACCCTCGCCAGCGCAACCGCTGGGGCCACGCGCGCAGCTACCGCATCCAGCACAGCTCCCACGCCGGGCGCGTGCTGCCCCGCggctggagggaggagaggggcatCTCCTGGGGCAG gtACCACCTGGCCGTGACACGGCACCACGAGAACGAAGCCGTCAGCAGCAGCCTCTACACCCAGAACGACCCCTGGGAGCCCCTGGTCAACTTTGAGGGCTTCATCCGCAACGACGAGAGCATCGAGGACCAG GACCTGGTGGCCTGGGTGACCGTCGGCTTCCTGCACATCCCGCACGCCGAGGACGTCCCCAACACGGCCACCCCCGGCAACGCCGTCGGCTTCTTCCTGCGCCCCTTCAACTTCTTCGATGAGGACCCGTCGGTGGCCTCGCTCAGCCCCGTCATCGTCCGCCCGCTGGACCAGACCTTCTCGCGGCTGGAGGTGCAGCGCTGGACGCCCGACAGCCCCGGCCCCTGCGTTGCGCCGGGGCCCTTCGCCTACAACGGCACGTACTGGCCGGAGTGA
- the AOC1 gene encoding diamine oxidase [copper-containing] isoform X1: MCWDGKWEGGRGKGGRRARRLRAPPHQVGRKGGGPQHGTPTLGCCPAARGPSPAPPAGAWRRGAERGGERRRRARRSPGRMWPLRLAWALAALGIAAGADPTAPLPDRASIFADLTPAELRAVRDFLMGRPELGLSPSRGGTLAQNTLFLVELLPPKKRLALRHLDEGGPAPRRQARAVVFFGGQAEPNVTEFAVGPLPRPSSYRPLRFKGRRRVPFAARPMTQLEYELLHRALVQATEPLYRLLRDATGFWYHNCTDRCLTFSDIAPRGLASGERRSWFMLQRFVEGYFLHPVGLEILIDHRDPDPHRWAVQRLWYNGQYFSSPQELAERYEQGQVAVARLSDHASQLLFSTYVPRGRFTTGTPTDVHGAKVCEPQGRRYRLRGNRLEYGGWSLAFRLRSSSGLQLFDLRFNEERVAYEVSVQEAIAFYGGDTPAAMQTKYIDAGWGMGSVTYELAPGIDCPEVATYLDAHHLYDADGPVRFARAVCIFELPTGVPLRRHFNSNFQGGYHFYAGLEGHALVLRTTSTVYNYDYIWDFLLYPNGVMEAKVHATGFIHATFYTPQGQRYGSRVQSHVLGNLHTHLVHYKVDLDIAGTGNSFETMDLSFENIPNPWSPDARVVQPWLHRQPRRSERRAAFPLGQALPRYLLFSNPRQRNRWGHARSYRIQHSSHAGRVLPRGWREERGISWGRYHLAVTRHHENEAVSSSLYTQNDPWEPLVNFEGFIRNDESIEDQDLVAWVTVGFLHIPHAEDVPNTATPGNAVGFFLRPFNFFDEDPSVASLSPVIVRPLDQTFSRLEVQRWTPDSPGPCVAPGPFAYNGTYWPE, from the exons atgtgctgggatgggaagTGGGAAGGGGGACGAGGGAAGGGGGGACGACGCGCACGACGGCTCCGCGCGCCTCCGCACCaagtggggaggaagggggggggtccGCAGCATGGGACCcccaccctggggtgctgccccgcagcccggggcccctccccggccccccccgcggggGCGTggcggcgcggagcggagcgcggcggcgagcggcggcggcgagcgCGCAG GTCCCCAGGAAGGATGTGGCCGCTCCGGCTCGCCTGGGCGCTGGCCGCGCTGGGCATCGCGGCCGGCGCTGACCCCACCGCGCCGCTGCCGGACAGGGCCTCCATCTTCGCCGACCTGACGCCCGCGGAGCTGCGCGCGGTGCGGGACTTCCTGATGGGCCGCCcggagctggggctgtccccGAGCCGGGGGGGCACCCTGGCGCAGAACACGCTCTTCctggtggagctgctgccccccaaGAAGCGGCTGGCCCTGCGCCACCTGGATGagggcggccccgcgccccggcgCCAGGCTCGAGCCGTCGTCTTCTTCGGGGGGCAGGCGGAGCCCAACGTCACCGAATTCGCCGTGGGGCCCCTGCCGCGGCCCAGCTCCTACCGGCCCCTGCGCTTCAAGGGCAGGCGCAGAGTCCCCTTCGCCGCCCGGCCCATGACGCAGCTGGAGTACGAGCTGCTGCACCGCGCACTCGTGCAGGCAACGGAGCCGCTGTACCGGCTGCTGCGCGATGCCACCGGCTTCTGGTACCACAACTGCACCGACCGCTGCCTCACCTTCTCAGACATCGCGCCCCGTGGGCTGGCGTCCGGCGAGCGCCGCAGCTGGTTCATGCTGCAGCGCTTCGTGGAGGGCTACTTCCTGCACCCCGTGGGGCTGGAGATCCTCATCGACCACCGGGACCCCGATCCACACCGCTGGGCCGTCCAGCGCCTCTGGTACAACGGGCAGTACTTCTCCAGCCcgcaggagctggccgagcGCTACGAGCAGGGGCAGGTGGCCGTGGCGCGGCTGTCCGACCACGCGTCCCAGCTCCTCTTCTCCACCTACGTGCCGCGCGGGCGCTTCACCACCGGCACCCCCACCGACGTGCACGGGGCCAAGGTGTGCGAGCCCCAGGGCCGGCGCTACCGGCTGCGGGGGAACCGGCTGGAGTACGGGGGCTGGAGCCTGGCCTTCCGCCTGCGCTCCTCCTCCGGCCTCCAGCTCTTCGACCTGCGCTTCAACGAGGAGCGCGTGGCCTACGAGGTGAGCGTGCAGGAGGCCATCGCCTTCTACGGCGGCGACACGCCGGCCGCCATGCAGACCAAGTACATCGACGCCGGCTGGGGCATGGGCTCCGTCACCTACGAGCTGGCCCCCGGCATCGACTGCCCCGAGGTGGCCACGTACCTGGACGCGCACCACCTCTACGACGCCGACGGGCCGGTGCGCTTTGCCCGCGCCGTCTGCATCTTCGAGCTGCCCACGGGCGTCCCACTCCGGCGGCACTTCAACAGCAACTTCCAGGGCGGGTACCACTTCTACGCTGGGCTGGAGGGACACGCGCTGGTGCTGCGCACAACCTCCACCGTCTACAACTACGACTACATCTGGGACTTCCTCCTCTACCCCAACGGCGTGATGGAGGCCAAGGTCCACGCCACCGGCTTCATCCACGCCACCTTCTACACGCCGCAGGGCCAGCGCTACGGCAGCCGCGTCCAGAGCCAcgtcctgggcaacctgcacACCCACCTGGTGCACTACAAGGTGGACCTGGACATCGcag GCACCGGCAACAGCTTCGAGACGATGGACTTGAGCTTCGAGAACATCCCAAACCCCTGGAGCCCCGACGCACGCGtggtgcagccctggctgcaccGGCAGCCGCGCCGCAGCGAGCGCCGGGCCGCCTTCCCGCTGGGCCAGGCGCTGCCCCGCTACCTGCTCTTCTCCAACCCTCGCCAGCGCAACCGCTGGGGCCACGCGCGCAGCTACCGCATCCAGCACAGCTCCCACGCCGGGCGCGTGCTGCCCCGCggctggagggaggagaggggcatCTCCTGGGGCAG gtACCACCTGGCCGTGACACGGCACCACGAGAACGAAGCCGTCAGCAGCAGCCTCTACACCCAGAACGACCCCTGGGAGCCCCTGGTCAACTTTGAGGGCTTCATCCGCAACGACGAGAGCATCGAGGACCAG GACCTGGTGGCCTGGGTGACCGTCGGCTTCCTGCACATCCCGCACGCCGAGGACGTCCCCAACACGGCCACCCCCGGCAACGCCGTCGGCTTCTTCCTGCGCCCCTTCAACTTCTTCGATGAGGACCCGTCGGTGGCCTCGCTCAGCCCCGTCATCGTCCGCCCGCTGGACCAGACCTTCTCGCGGCTGGAGGTGCAGCGCTGGACGCCCGACAGCCCCGGCCCCTGCGTTGCGCCGGGGCCCTTCGCCTACAACGGCACGTACTGGCCGGAGTGA
- the LOC136789865 gene encoding mucin-13-like: MGTAGRCGGAGRRCHGDGRGRARRCHGDGGGCWGTAQHRSAPLSTAQHRTAQHCPAQNCTALHSTAQHRTAPYGSARLSTAQDRPAPHSTAPLSTAQHRSALPPPPPHSTAPPCNTQLSTAPLRTTQHSTAPPRLLLPSPPGDPQLQPQPPPAPRARNIPGGGDGDGRAQLRARPPLSPVEQLRGAPGRRRVPLRARLHPQRRPRLRARTFPGRLTPRDPKAVAASPVLEADLPRLFQRILGSLDAYVASSLLEPPRGAAGVTVLHSFSVLSSVTAWHVEEAVASFQARCQPRDPGCRLLRDVVTYSSLSLCELQPCDPVSTVCLPQEGLALCACRPGFRSAHPMDRACTACHPGSRLRDDACERCPFGFGGFECEEPLLLALVLVSCCGGALLLLLLLLLMMMMLGGRARRPPPSPPSPLPDLGALQFPARGLSLPRVQPCGTPEAEPPEPPPPARMETFLAHRGGPAGRGEDRDYF, encoded by the exons GGATGCTGGGGCACGGCTCAGCACCGCTCGGCACCGCTCAGCACCGCTCAGCACCGCACCGCTCAGCACTGCCCCGCACAGAACTGCACGGCACTGCACAGCACCGCtcagcaccgcacagcaccaTACGGCTCAGCACGGCTCAGCACCGCTCAGGACCGCCCCGccccgcacagcaccgcaccgctCAGCACCGCTCAGCACCGCTCagcactgccccccccccccccgcacagcacagcaccgccCTGCAACACgcagctcagcacagcaccGCTCCGCACcactcagcacagcacagccccgccccgcctgctgctgccctcgccccctggggacccccagctccagccccagcccccgccagcacccagagccCGGAACATCCCCGgcggtggggatggggatgg CCGAGCCCAGCTgcgggcccggccgcccctGTCCCCCGTGGAGCAGCTGCGTGGAGCACCCGGGCGGCGCCGCGTGCCGCTGCGAGCCCGGCTTCACCCCCAGCGCCGACCGCGGCTGCGTGCCAG GACGTTCCCGGGGCGCCTGACGCCGCGGGACCCCAAAGCCGTGGCCGCGAGCCCCGTGCTGGAGGCGGATCTGCCCCGGCTG TTCCAGCGCATCCTGGGCTCCCTGGACGCCTACGTGGCCTCGTCCCTCCTGGAGCCGCC gcggggggcagcgggggtgACGGTGCTGCACAGCTTCTCGGTGCTCTCCTCGGTGACGGCCTGGCACGTGGAGGAGGCCGTGGCGAGCTTCCAGGcgcgctgccagccccgcgACCCCGGCTGCCGGCTGCTGCGGGACGTGGTCACCTACAGCA gccTGAGCCTGTGCGAGCTGCAGCCCTGCGACCCCGTGTCCACCGTGTGCCTGCCCCAGGAGGGGCTCGCCCTCTGCGCCTGCCGCCCGGGCTTCCGCAGTGCCCACCCCATGGACCGCGCCTGCACCG cctgccACCCCGGGTCGCGGCTGAGAGACGACGCTTGTGAGAG GTGCCCCTTCGGCTTTGGCGGCTTCGAGTGCGAGGAGC CCCTCCTGCTGGCACTGGTGCTGGTGTCCTGCTGCgggggggccctgctgctgctgctgctgctgctgctgatgatGATGATGCTTGGCGG gagagcccggcgcccccccccgtCACCTCCCTCCCCGCTGCCGGACCTGGGGGCCCTGCAGTTCCCGGCGCGGGGGCTCAGCCTGCCCCGGGTGCAGCCCTGCGGGACCCCCGAGGCCGAGCCTccggagccccccccg CCTGCCCGCATGGAGACCTTCCTGGCGCACCGGGGGGGCCCGGCAGGACGGGGCGAGGACCGCGACTATTTCTGA